In the Clavelina lepadiformis chromosome 8, kaClaLepa1.1, whole genome shotgun sequence genome, one interval contains:
- the LOC143468780 gene encoding activin receptor type-1-like isoform X1, which produces MWLHLSNILCRNYVNFFCTMNNQIVSLLVVLCLNGGGAKFENGQIVPDRIDNSTRVSLLAAGGKGSWNLPVYDLPRGPQVEENDLFYCLCEQSEAVTNSDVSPCDDQGLCNTTVSCYSYLNEAGETFRGCISAPQMVGFMCESDILPMLCCTNNLCNEELNPTLPSSTDPPPSDSNSMKIVAIIVSLFLAFFLLSAFVIYCIRRFHKKRMKELEEQREAGRLEGGLRTTQIGDSTLADWMNSATSGSGSGLPFLVQRTMARQINLINCIGKGRYGEVWKGSWQGEPVAVKVFASRDEQSWARETEIYNTVLLRHSNILGYIASDMTSRNSETQLWLVCYYHPHGSLYEFLQRKELDKHLMLQLCVTAASGIAHLHTDISGVCGKSAIAHRDIKSKNILVKDDLTCCIADLGLAVTHNPAEDKITIPKNNHRVGTKRYMPPEVLDETLNANSFESFKQADIYSFSLVLWEIARRCIAGGKVIVLPISAVKVPYLKSLTLSGFVEEYNPPYYDVVNYDPSFEEMKKVVCTDGYRPVIPNRWSSDPSLSIVTKIMKETWCKNPSARLTILRIKKSLLKAKDQLAPTVHEKMNVTPEKDPLITIPPKIDDSAYANNLL; this is translated from the exons ATGTGGTTACACTTGTCAAATATACTTTGCAGGaattatgtaaattttttctGCACCATGAATAATCAGATTGTATCTTTGTTGGTTGTTCTTTGCTTGAATGGTGGAGgtgcaaaatttgaaaatg GCCAAATCGTTCCAGATCGAATTGACAACAGCACAAGAGTTTCTTTATTGGCTGCAGGAGGCAAAGGAAGCTGGAATCTTCCAGTATACGAC CTGCCACGTGGGCCACAGGTCGAAGAAAACGATTTATTTTACTGCCTCTGTGAACAGTCAGAAGCTGTTACAAATTCAGATGTTTCACCCTGTGATGATCAAGGATTGTGCAACACTACTGTGTCTTGCTATTCTTATTTGAATGAGGCTGG tGAAACATTTAGAGGTTGCATATCTGCACCGCAAATGGTTGGTTTTATGTGTGAGTCGGATATCCTGCCAATGCTCTGTTGTACGAACAATTTATGTAATGAAGAACTTAACCCCACGCTTCCTTCGTCAACAG ACCCACCACCTAGTGACAGCAACTCTATGAAGATTGTGGCAATTATCGTTAGTCTGTTTTTAGCGTTTTTCTTATTGTCTGCCTTTGTTATCTACTGCATACGGCGATTTCATAAAAAAAGAATGAAG GAACTTGAAGAGCAGCGTGAGGCTGGTAGATTAGAAGGAGGCTTAAGAACAACTCAAATTGGAGATAGCACATTAGCG GATTGGATGAACTCTGCTACATCTGGAAGCGGCTCTGGTCTACCTTTTCTTGTGCAACGAACCATGGCAAGACAGATAAACTTGATTAACTGCATAG GTAAAGGTCGTTACGGAGAGGTCTGGAAAGGTTCTTGGCAAGGTGAACCTGTCGCTGTGAAAGTCTTTGCATCGCGTGATGAACAATCATGGGCCCGAGAAACCGAAATCTATAACACTGTATTATTACGCCATAGCAACATCTTGGGGTATATTGCATCCGACATGACATCAAGGAATTCTGAAACCCAG TTGTGGCTGGTGTGTTACTATCATCCCCACGGTTCCTTGTATGAATTCCTGCAGAGAAAGGAACTAGATAAGCATCTTATGTTGCAACTCTGTGTTACTGCAGCAAGTGGTATTGCACATCTACACACTGATATATCGGGTGTTTGT GGAAAATCTGCAATAGCACATCGTGATATAAAAAGTAAGAACATTTTGGTGAAAGATGATCTAACTTGCTGCATTGCAGATCTTG gTCTTGCTGTAACTCACAATCCTGCTGAAGACAAGATTACCATCCCAAAGAACAATCATCGTGTCGGGACCAAACGTTATATGCCTCCAGAG GTGCTGGATGAAACGCTAAATGCAAACAGTTTCGAAAGTTTCAAACAAGCTGATATATATTCTTTTTCACTTGTACTGTGGGAAATTGCAAGGCGTTGTATTGCTGGAGGTAAGGTCATAGTACTGCCCATCAGTGCAGTAAAAGTCCCTTATCTTAAAAGCTTGACCCTTTCAGGATTTGTAGAGGAGTACAACCCCCCATATTATGACGTTGTGAATTATGATCCAAGTTTTGAAGAGATGAAGAAGGTTGTATGCACAGATGGCTATCGACCTGTTATTCCAAATAGATGGAGCTCAGACCCT TCACTTTCTATCgtaacaaaaataatgaagGAAACTTGGTGCAAGAACCCATCCGCTCGCTTGACCATTCTTCGAATCAAAAAGTCTTTGCTCAAGGCAAAAGATCAG CTTGCTCCTACTGTGCATGAAAAGATGAATGTTACACCAGAAAAAGATCCACTTATTACTATACCACCCAAAATAGATGATAGTGCTTATGCTAACAATCTTCTTTAA
- the LOC143468780 gene encoding activin receptor type-1-like isoform X2: protein MWLHLSNILCRNYVNFFCTMNNQIVSLLVVLCLNGGGAKFENGQIVPDRIDNSTRVSLLAAGGKGSWNLPVYDLPRGPQVEENDLFYCLCEQSEAVTNSDVSPCDDQGLCNTTVSCYSYLNEAGETFRGCISAPQMVGFMCESDILPMLCCTNNLCNEELNPTLPSSTDPPPSDSNSMKIVAIIVSLFLAFFLLSAFVIYCIRRFHKKRMKELEEQREAGRLEGGLRTTQIGDSTLADWMNSATSGSGSGLPFLVQRTMARQINLINCIGKGRYGEVWKGSWQGEPVAVKVFASRDEQSWARETEIYNTVLLRHSNILGYIASDMTSRNSETQLWLVCYYHPHGSLYEFLQRKELDKHLMLQLCVTAASGIAHLHTDISGVCGKSAIAHRDIKSKNILVKDDLTCCIADLGLAVTHNPAEDKITIPKNNHRVGTKRYMPPEVLDETLNANSFESFKQADIYSFSLVLWEIARRCIAGGFVEEYNPPYYDVVNYDPSFEEMKKVVCTDGYRPVIPNRWSSDPSLSIVTKIMKETWCKNPSARLTILRIKKSLLKAKDQLAPTVHEKMNVTPEKDPLITIPPKIDDSAYANNLL from the exons ATGTGGTTACACTTGTCAAATATACTTTGCAGGaattatgtaaattttttctGCACCATGAATAATCAGATTGTATCTTTGTTGGTTGTTCTTTGCTTGAATGGTGGAGgtgcaaaatttgaaaatg GCCAAATCGTTCCAGATCGAATTGACAACAGCACAAGAGTTTCTTTATTGGCTGCAGGAGGCAAAGGAAGCTGGAATCTTCCAGTATACGAC CTGCCACGTGGGCCACAGGTCGAAGAAAACGATTTATTTTACTGCCTCTGTGAACAGTCAGAAGCTGTTACAAATTCAGATGTTTCACCCTGTGATGATCAAGGATTGTGCAACACTACTGTGTCTTGCTATTCTTATTTGAATGAGGCTGG tGAAACATTTAGAGGTTGCATATCTGCACCGCAAATGGTTGGTTTTATGTGTGAGTCGGATATCCTGCCAATGCTCTGTTGTACGAACAATTTATGTAATGAAGAACTTAACCCCACGCTTCCTTCGTCAACAG ACCCACCACCTAGTGACAGCAACTCTATGAAGATTGTGGCAATTATCGTTAGTCTGTTTTTAGCGTTTTTCTTATTGTCTGCCTTTGTTATCTACTGCATACGGCGATTTCATAAAAAAAGAATGAAG GAACTTGAAGAGCAGCGTGAGGCTGGTAGATTAGAAGGAGGCTTAAGAACAACTCAAATTGGAGATAGCACATTAGCG GATTGGATGAACTCTGCTACATCTGGAAGCGGCTCTGGTCTACCTTTTCTTGTGCAACGAACCATGGCAAGACAGATAAACTTGATTAACTGCATAG GTAAAGGTCGTTACGGAGAGGTCTGGAAAGGTTCTTGGCAAGGTGAACCTGTCGCTGTGAAAGTCTTTGCATCGCGTGATGAACAATCATGGGCCCGAGAAACCGAAATCTATAACACTGTATTATTACGCCATAGCAACATCTTGGGGTATATTGCATCCGACATGACATCAAGGAATTCTGAAACCCAG TTGTGGCTGGTGTGTTACTATCATCCCCACGGTTCCTTGTATGAATTCCTGCAGAGAAAGGAACTAGATAAGCATCTTATGTTGCAACTCTGTGTTACTGCAGCAAGTGGTATTGCACATCTACACACTGATATATCGGGTGTTTGT GGAAAATCTGCAATAGCACATCGTGATATAAAAAGTAAGAACATTTTGGTGAAAGATGATCTAACTTGCTGCATTGCAGATCTTG gTCTTGCTGTAACTCACAATCCTGCTGAAGACAAGATTACCATCCCAAAGAACAATCATCGTGTCGGGACCAAACGTTATATGCCTCCAGAG GTGCTGGATGAAACGCTAAATGCAAACAGTTTCGAAAGTTTCAAACAAGCTGATATATATTCTTTTTCACTTGTACTGTGGGAAATTGCAAGGCGTTGTATTGCTGGAG GATTTGTAGAGGAGTACAACCCCCCATATTATGACGTTGTGAATTATGATCCAAGTTTTGAAGAGATGAAGAAGGTTGTATGCACAGATGGCTATCGACCTGTTATTCCAAATAGATGGAGCTCAGACCCT TCACTTTCTATCgtaacaaaaataatgaagGAAACTTGGTGCAAGAACCCATCCGCTCGCTTGACCATTCTTCGAATCAAAAAGTCTTTGCTCAAGGCAAAAGATCAG CTTGCTCCTACTGTGCATGAAAAGATGAATGTTACACCAGAAAAAGATCCACTTATTACTATACCACCCAAAATAGATGATAGTGCTTATGCTAACAATCTTCTTTAA